The stretch of DNA CAGCAGTGCGATACGCTACCCACCTTGTATGCTTCACCAAGTGTCTTTCGCAACATTCGGGCCTTTCTCATGCTTGACGTGCTTCCTACAATCATGAAATCGCGTTTCCAATACAATGATGATCAGTTGTGTGTACCTGTGTCGCTTTTTCGAGAGGTGCACAACGGAAGTGGCGCCCCAATAACTATTGAGGCGGTTAGTAGCGGAAGCCGAAAGGAGTTGCATCTAAGTGCTGTTGCAGTTACACCTGCATGGCCGGTGTTTATTTTAACGGAAGTGTTTGGTGAAAGCTACGAAACTCTTCTCACCGCAACTCTAAAAGCTTCCGAGAGAGCCCTTCATGGGCGGATTGTAGCTGAGGGGGATGTTATTGTTCTTTCTGTCACCCCGACTCAACTTGTTGAAATGCAGTTAGAGCCTAATACTGCTGTGGAGGCGGTGCTGGTGCAGGTTATCCATGCTGTACAGAGCGGTTGTGCCCTACCAGCGGTGGTTACATCTGTGCTGCACGACGGCGCAATCGCTATCCCCTTCCGAGTTCTTGAAGTGAACACGCTGTCAGGCGCTGCATACGGCCGCATTGAGCTAGAAGACAAGGGCAACGGTACGGAGCTGCTCTTGTTATTACAAAATGCTCTGGCTTCTCCCGACACTACGCCGCTCTTTCCGCCCCCTCCCACCCCTCCGACGTTCTTCCCACAGCTGTCTCTGACAATGAACATCCGCAGCGCATTGGAGCGTTGTTACGTGCCAAGCAATGCAGGCACCACCAGTGTGTTTGTGGTGCATGCAACTAAGGAAAACTTGCCAGTTGAGTGTGTTTCGATGGTTATGGCACTTCTTGGCGTGGAGTGTCTTCTTGTTGACATGGAACGGAAGAGCGACGAAGAAGTGCAGAGGCTTCTGGGGGCGTATATGAGCTGTTCTGGGGAAGTCGCTCTGGTTATTCGTAATGCGCAGAAGCTTGATCAACGCACCGAACTGTTGCGCTTGTTTGACGCAGACAACTCAGGCAATGGAGTTGATGGCACTTGTAGCGACGGTGATTGCTTAAATGGTATTCGTGTcatatttcttgtttgtgaGTGCGTGGAAGCTCCCCCACCTGCAGTGGCTGCGCAGGCGCGCAACGTCGAGGGGGTGTTGAAGGGTACACATCCTTCTGAGAAGGATCGTCGCTTCATCGTTGAAAATATTTTCACAGGAGCCCAGCGGTCCCGTGGCTTTTGCAAGAGTTTACTACTATCATTTGATTCTGTTGCGTCGTGGACCGTTGGTCTAAGTACCGTCGATGTGGTGGCGTATGCTGAAGAATGCGTGTCTGTCTTGGCGTCCATGTCACTTCCGGACGGCGTTCTACCGGTTCTATCCGAGTCCCTGTGCAGCAGCATTTTGGAAAAATTTCAGAAGGCTCACGGACACAATCTGGTGTCAACAAAACTACAACCTGTACGCTGGAGTGATGTTGGTGGTCTCGAGGACGCCAAGCGCGAGTTGCGTGAAATGATTCAACTGCCGCTGCTCTACCCGGAGCTGCTGGGAAACGGTGGTAACGCAAAACATGGGGCCGGCATTCTTTTCTACGGCCCGCCCGGCTGCGGCAAGACGCTCTTGGCGAAGGCCGTAGCCACCGAAATGAACATGAATTTTATGGCTGTGAAGGGCCCCGAGTTGATCAATCAGTATGTCGgtgaaagtgagaaaaatatACGTCTACTGTTCCAGCGTGCGCGCGACAACTCGCCGTGTATTATATTCTTTGATGAACTGGACGCATTGGCTCCGGCGCGTGGAGCCAAAGGTGACGCCGGTGGAGCAATGGATCGCGTCGTGGCACAGCTGCTCGTGGAGGTTGATGGTGTTGGCCACAGTCGCAGCGATGGAACTGCAGCCGGGAAGGTGTTTATTATCGCCGCCACCAACCGCCCAGATTTGCTTGACCCCGCACTACTGCGGCCCGGCCGCTTTGACAAACTTTGTTACCTAGGTATTCCTTCCACACGCAGTGAGCAATTGGTTGCATTACGAGCACTGACACGCAAATTTCACCTCGCTGAAGATGTTGATCTGGAAGCTCTACTGCAGCCAATGACTTTGGATTACACAGGCGCTGATCTGTTTGCATTGTGCTCTGACGCTATGATGTTTGCGGTCGAGGCTATGCTGCAGGAATCTCTAACTTTTAACGAGGAGGGTTCCCCCTCTATGCTGGCAGAGCCGGCTAAAAACTTGGTCGTCCGCATGAACGACT from Trypanosoma brucei brucei TREU927 chromosome 5, complete sequence encodes:
- a CDS encoding peroxisome assembly protein, putative; the protein is MMSRTVELERCILRTKTYEAYKNVLQQSTSMTDNAQSLVNTLIQTHGEIHLGEKIPSGDGRPVEFVVVDLVPATVGTLTESTTVIVLPPSSDGKELPPTAAMGTTGSSAEGTGADGVSTNNELERGGICSVRLDYSLSGSSTAASEAFLLSTLLQDGSIVCVGDEEYTTAFTLVRQRDDPVPTTEQQEQAETQRRKQQCDTLPTLYASPSVFRNIRAFLMLDVLPTIMKSRFQYNDDQLCVPVSLFREVHNGSGAPITIEAVSSGSRKELHLSAVAVTPAWPVFILTEVFGESYETLLTATLKASERALHGRIVAEGDVIVLSVTPTQLVEMQLEPNTAVEAVLVQVIHAVQSGCALPAVVTSVLHDGAIAIPFRVLEVNTLSGAAYGRIELEDKGNGTELLLLLQNALASPDTTPLFPPPPTPPTFFPQLSLTMNIRSALERCYVPSNAGTTSVFVVHATKENLPVECVSMVMALLGVECLLVDMERKSDEEVQRLLGAYMSCSGEVALVIRNAQKLDQRTELLRLFDADNSGNGVDGTCSDGDCLNGIRVIFLVCECVEAPPPAVAAQARNVEGVLKGTHPSEKDRRFIVENIFTGAQRSRGFCKSLLLSFDSVASWTVGLSTVDVVAYAEECVSVLASMSLPDGVLPVLSESLCSSILEKFQKAHGHNLVSTKLQPVRWSDVGGLEDAKRELREMIQLPLLYPELLGNGGNAKHGAGILFYGPPGCGKTLLAKAVATEMNMNFMAVKGPELINQYVGESEKNIRLLFQRARDNSPCIIFFDELDALAPARGAKGDAGGAMDRVVAQLLVEVDGVGHSRSDGTAAGKVFIIAATNRPDLLDPALLRPGRFDKLCYLGIPSTRSEQLVALRALTRKFHLAEDVDLEALLQPMTLDYTGADLFALCSDAMMFAVEAMLQESLTFNEEGSPSMLAEPAKNLVVRMNDFVRARDQLKPSVTAEDLRRYESLRTKFTANSGRVAD